CATTGAATCAACAAACAATTAGTGTTGTTCATGGAATTAACTTAAAAATCAAACATTCAATGTTTTTATCTGCTCTTTCAATGACTATACTTGGAATAATTATAATTATCACAGGCGTAATCTCTCAAATATTACAAGTAAACCTCTTTTTAAACTCAATGCTATTTGGTTGTGTTTTAATCTATGGATTCAACACATTAGTATTCTGGACTACCTCTAAAGTTAGATTCATAACTGCTGCAATTACAGGTTTAATTCAACCATTACTCATACTTGCAATGTATACTTTAATTACATTTTTATTCATTGATACAAGCTTTTTAGGTTCTGTTATTTTACAAATTACCATAAAAGCAATGATTGCTGCAATAATATTTGTTATGGCAATATATGCATTTATTAAGGTTATTGCATCTCCATTTAAGAAAAATTTAGGAATAGGTGTTTTAGATTTATTAAGTCTATTTATTGCCCATATGAATGAAGGATCAAATTCTCTTGAAGGATTATTTGAAAATATGAGTGAAGCTATTGATACCATTGTTACCTTTGTTAGTTTTAAAACTGAAAATGGGATAAAAGCATTATTCATATCACCTTCTGTTCATCCAGGACCTTTAGGAGATCTTGGAGGTTCAAATATGCCGACTATTTTAGCAAACAAATTTGATCATTTTACAATGGTTGCTCATGGACCATCTACACATGATTTTAACCCAATTGCAGTATCTGAAATTGATAAAATTGAAAAATCCGTGAAAGAAGGATTAGAAAAAGTAGAATACGGCCCAAATGCAAGTAAATTTGTGAGACATACTTCTCAAAAAGCAAAAATTGGTGTTCAATTATTTAATGAAGGTATGGTTATTTTATCAACTTTTGCTCCAGATGCAGTTGATGATATTGAATTTGGTGTGGGATTAACAATGATGACTCAAAGTAGAAGCCATTGTAATGTTAAAGATTCCATAATTGTAGATTGTAATAATTCATTTACTCCTGAAAGTGGAGAAATTTTACCTGGAAATTCAGAAGTTTTCCAAATAATTGAGGTTATTGATACAATCGATCCAAATCAAGAAAAACACGAAGTAAAAGTAGGCTGCTATGAAGATAAAATGGAAACACTAGATAAACATGAAGGTATCGGAGATAGTGGTATAAAAACAATGATTATTGAAGTTGATAATCAAAGAACAGCATATGTGCTTTTTGACTCAAATAATATGGAAATGGGATTCAGACAAGAAATCATTGATGCAGTTAGTGATTTAGAAATAGATGAAATCGAAGTAATGACAACTGATACACATACAGTAAATACACTTTCAAGAGGATATAATCCTGTTGGAATTTCAAAAAGACCAGAAATCATAGAGTATGTTAGAATAAGTATAAAAGAAGCAATAAAAGATTTAGAAAAAGTAGAAGTTGGAACTGGAACTGAAAAAATTAAAAATCTTAACACATTCGGACCAAAAAATTCAACTGAATTAATTTCAACAATTAGTTCAGTAGTTGCCGTGAGTAAAATTATAGCTCCAGTATTATTGATTACAGCATTATTAATCGCATTTATATGGATATTCTTTGGTGGTTTATAAATAAACTGTAAAAAGAGTATATGCTATAACCCATACAAAATAGAATGGTGCGATTCCATCCCATAACCATTGGGAAAATCCTGAAATCTCATCACCAGCCATTTTTTGACAAGCTTGGCCAATGAAA
The Methanobrevibacter sp. genome window above contains:
- a CDS encoding DUF2070 family protein, which codes for MSSMSSVAGLSKYIKTLPKAKFSIMGMLIISFIIGSTYYLIDLNSMSILENIIAGGLFGLIVFGISSIMSGALNQQTISVVHGINLKIKHSMFLSALSMTILGIIIIITGVISQILQVNLFLNSMLFGCVLIYGFNTLVFWTTSKVRFITAAITGLIQPLLILAMYTLITFLFIDTSFLGSVILQITIKAMIAAIIFVMAIYAFIKVIASPFKKNLGIGVLDLLSLFIAHMNEGSNSLEGLFENMSEAIDTIVTFVSFKTENGIKALFISPSVHPGPLGDLGGSNMPTILANKFDHFTMVAHGPSTHDFNPIAVSEIDKIEKSVKEGLEKVEYGPNASKFVRHTSQKAKIGVQLFNEGMVILSTFAPDAVDDIEFGVGLTMMTQSRSHCNVKDSIIVDCNNSFTPESGEILPGNSEVFQIIEVIDTIDPNQEKHEVKVGCYEDKMETLDKHEGIGDSGIKTMIIEVDNQRTAYVLFDSNNMEMGFRQEIIDAVSDLEIDEIEVMTTDTHTVNTLSRGYNPVGISKRPEIIEYVRISIKEAIKDLEKVEVGTGTEKIKNLNTFGPKNSTELISTISSVVAVSKIIAPVLLITALLIAFIWIFFGGL